From Streptomyces sp. CMB-StM0423, a single genomic window includes:
- a CDS encoding glycosyltransferase family 4 protein, protein MKIRYLLLNAYGKGGTIRTVFNQAGSMAAAGHDVEVISVLRRRESPWFPLDRRVRVTAIVDSYGAPAVPEPRAWTARFSNHGRPSRFVPNGEVSREHFTRDVETRVIRWMARLRGGALVTTRPSLNILAAQHASTDVVRVGQEHMNLATHHPDVRAAITRLYSRFDAVAVLTERDREEYARLLPGTRVVCIPNAVHTGAKRQSTYANRIAIAAGRLKNQKGFDFLIPAFAQAVATRPDWQLRIFGTGDKEPQLRRLIEQHHVYNHAFLMGFTARLDDELAKASMFVLSSRFEGLPMVMIESMTHGLPVVSYDCPTGPADVLTDGREGLLVPPKNVDALAAAMGQMMDDEGMRADMGTAALAKSRMYAPEAVHPRWEELFASLAAERAAPRRKLVRTAA, encoded by the coding sequence GTGAAGATCCGCTATCTGCTCCTGAACGCGTACGGCAAGGGCGGCACCATCCGCACGGTCTTCAACCAGGCCGGCTCCATGGCCGCCGCGGGCCACGACGTCGAGGTGATCAGCGTCCTGCGCCGCCGCGAGTCGCCGTGGTTCCCGCTGGACCGGCGGGTGCGGGTGACCGCGATCGTCGACTCCTACGGCGCCCCCGCCGTCCCCGAACCGCGGGCGTGGACCGCCCGGTTCAGCAACCACGGCCGGCCCTCCAGGTTCGTACCGAACGGCGAGGTCTCGCGCGAGCACTTCACCCGGGACGTGGAGACCCGGGTGATCCGCTGGATGGCGCGGCTGCGCGGCGGGGCACTCGTCACCACCCGCCCGTCGCTCAACATCCTCGCCGCGCAGCACGCCAGCACCGACGTGGTCCGGGTCGGCCAGGAGCACATGAACCTGGCCACCCACCACCCCGACGTGCGCGCCGCCATCACCCGGCTCTACTCGCGCTTCGACGCGGTCGCCGTGCTCACCGAGCGGGACCGCGAGGAGTACGCGCGGCTGCTGCCCGGCACCCGCGTCGTGTGCATCCCCAACGCCGTCCACACGGGCGCGAAGCGGCAGTCGACGTACGCGAACCGCATCGCGATCGCGGCCGGCCGGCTGAAGAACCAGAAGGGCTTCGACTTCCTCATCCCGGCGTTCGCGCAGGCCGTCGCCACCCGCCCGGACTGGCAGTTGCGCATCTTCGGCACCGGCGACAAGGAACCGCAGCTCCGCCGGCTCATCGAGCAGCACCACGTGTACAACCACGCCTTCCTCATGGGCTTCACGGCGCGGCTCGACGACGAGCTGGCGAAGGCGTCGATGTTCGTGCTGAGTTCGCGCTTCGAGGGCCTGCCGATGGTGATGATCGAGTCGATGACGCACGGCCTTCCGGTGGTCAGCTACGACTGCCCGACGGGACCGGCGGACGTCCTCACCGACGGCCGCGAGGGGCTGCTCGTGCCGCCGAAGAACGTCGACGCGCTCGCGGCGGCCATGGGGCAGATGATGGACGACGAGGGCATGCGCGCGGACATGGGCACGGCGGCGCTCGCCAAGTCGCGGATGTACGCGCCGGAGGCGGTGCATCCGCGGTGGGAGGAGCTGTTCGCGTCGCTGGCGGCGGAGCGGGCGGCGCCGCGGCGGAAGCTGGTACGGACGGCGGCCTGA
- a CDS encoding sulfotransferase family protein, giving the protein MTGLQIRRAPRPHRKKTKAAAPAVRPGRRPDYRPPRNPQVDRLIKQPVFIITPVRSGATLLRMLLGGHSRLHAPHELHVRRLEVTAGTELAVEAMNELDLQRTDLEHLLWDRVLHRELVRSGKDVLVEKTPNNAFAYQRIAACWPDARFVFLLRHPASIAQSWYEADPSKRTPEQAALQALHYTRATERARQELPGHLVRYEDLTTDPESVLRSICGFLGIPYEPEMLDYGTREEGELPKGLGDWKEKIRSGRVQQGRALPEPAEVPEPLREISTAWGYLRDPAGAAADAAADDPCAEVTEVWPRDGLIRIVGRLDGVPAAGEPAPRWRLAVTLTGSPERRLDYPATLHGETFEVSVPVADLAPSGIALPAKWDLHLTAGAGAREVRLRATRILDDIEQKKNIMVFPAQSVSSDADTIQVKPYYTVRDNLSIACQLRDDLSRTLS; this is encoded by the coding sequence TTGACCGGCCTCCAGATCCGGCGCGCGCCCAGGCCGCACCGGAAGAAGACGAAGGCCGCCGCCCCCGCCGTGCGCCCCGGCCGCCGGCCCGACTACCGCCCGCCCCGGAACCCACAGGTCGACCGGCTGATCAAGCAGCCCGTCTTCATCATCACCCCGGTACGTTCCGGCGCCACCCTGCTGCGCATGCTCCTCGGCGGCCACTCCCGCCTGCACGCGCCGCACGAGCTGCACGTGCGCCGGCTGGAGGTCACCGCCGGCACCGAGCTGGCCGTCGAGGCGATGAACGAGCTGGACCTCCAGCGCACCGACCTGGAGCACCTGCTCTGGGACCGCGTGCTCCACCGCGAGCTGGTCCGCTCCGGCAAGGACGTCCTGGTCGAGAAGACGCCGAACAACGCCTTCGCGTACCAGCGCATCGCCGCCTGCTGGCCCGACGCCCGCTTCGTCTTCCTGCTGCGCCACCCGGCCTCCATCGCGCAGTCCTGGTACGAGGCCGACCCCTCCAAGCGCACCCCAGAACAGGCCGCGCTCCAGGCCCTGCACTACACCCGCGCCACCGAGCGCGCCCGCCAGGAGCTGCCGGGACACCTCGTGCGCTACGAGGACCTCACCACCGACCCCGAGAGCGTGCTGCGCAGCATCTGCGGCTTCCTCGGCATCCCGTACGAGCCGGAGATGCTCGACTACGGCACCCGCGAGGAGGGCGAGCTGCCGAAGGGGCTCGGCGACTGGAAGGAGAAGATCCGCAGCGGCCGCGTCCAGCAGGGCCGCGCGCTGCCCGAGCCCGCCGAGGTGCCCGAGCCGCTGCGCGAGATCAGCACCGCGTGGGGCTACCTCAGGGACCCCGCGGGAGCGGCCGCGGACGCGGCGGCCGACGACCCCTGCGCCGAGGTCACCGAGGTCTGGCCGCGCGACGGCCTCATCCGCATCGTCGGCCGCCTCGACGGCGTCCCTGCGGCCGGGGAGCCCGCGCCGCGCTGGCGGCTGGCCGTCACGCTGACCGGGTCGCCCGAGCGCCGCCTCGACTACCCCGCGACGCTGCACGGCGAGACGTTCGAGGTCAGCGTGCCCGTCGCCGACCTCGCGCCCTCAGGGATCGCGCTGCCCGCGAAGTGGGACCTCCACCTCACCGCGGGCGCGGGCGCCCGGGAGGTCCGGCTGCGGGCCACCCGGATCCTGGACGACATCGAGCAGAAGAAGAACATCATGGTGTTCCCCGCCCAGTCCGTGTCGTCCGACGCCGACACGATCCAGGTGAAGCCCTACTACACCGTCCGCGACAACCTCTCCATCGCGTGCCAGCTCCGCGACGACCTCTCCCGGACGCTCTCGTGA